TCCATGTGGAGGGTCAGGGTTCCACCGGTGCACAGGATGGTGACGGTGAGTTCTCCGGCTTTGACCGAGAGGTTGGCGACGCTGGTGCCTGCGGTACGCAGGGGCACGGAGGCGAGGGTGGTGACGCCGGGTTCCGCCGGGGCAGTTCGGGGATGGTGGGCGGGGCCGTGGTCGATGGGGTGATGGGTGAGGGTGCGGAGGGGTACGGGAGGGCTGGGTCGTGGGCTCGGCTCGGTCGCCTGTGCTGGAGGTACATCCGGTGGTGATGGCCACGAGAACGGTGGCTCCGAAGAGTGCGGTGCGCAGGCGAGCGGGCTTGGCGGTCACGGTTTTCCGTCCCTGTCGTCGGTGGGCCGCCCGCCCGGTGGGGCGGACGGCCGGGGTGTTTCGGGTCAGCTGACCCAGGTGTTCCAGCCCACGTACCAGGGCTGTAGGCGGTCACGCCTCCAACGCTGCTGCTGCAGTCCTCGCGGATGACGTGGTAGGTGCCGTAGGTCTGCAGGCGCCACACTCCGTAGGTGGCGTGGGCGGTCTGGCCGGGCGAGGCGGTCACAGTGGTGGAGTTACCCAGCGAAGCGGTCAGCGATGTGGAGAGGCTGACGCCGACAGTCGCGCTGGCGTCGGCGATGATGGTGCCGATGCTGACGCTCATGGAGGCGCTCACGGTGTAGGACACGGTCCCGCTGACCTGGGCGGAGAAGGTGGACGTCGCGTCGTGCGACGTTCCGTTGTAGTTCGCCTGGCTCGCGCCGACCGGGACGATGCTCTTGCCCTGGTTGACGATGCCGTCGTACCAGTCCTGGTAGGGGCAGACCCGGCCTTCCTGGGTCGGGTCCGGCGTCTGGTGGGGCCCACGGCGAACGCGGCGGGCGCGCAGAGGATCGTGCCGGCCAGGGTGGCGGCCGTCGCGAGGAGTGCGGCTGTGCGGCGCATGATTGCTCCTGGTTGGAAGGGACGAGGCAGTGAGGCCGGTGATGGTCTGCGGCCAGGGCCCTTGGCTTTCGGACGCCGTCCTCGCTGCCTTACTGCTTTGTAGACCCGCGCGTGCCGTGCCTGTATGACAGGCGACGGGCTTTTTCTGTCAGGCCGGCTGGGCCTGGGTGAGGAAGTCTCGCGACCGGCGAAGGCCGCGGGCTCGGAGTCGGGAGATGGTGCCTTGGTGAACGCCCAGCAGCGTGGCGGCCTCGTCGATGGTCCGCCCGTCGAGGTCGACCAGGATCAGAGCTCGGGCTTGGCCGGTGCTGAGCTGGGACAGCAGGCGCAAAGTCTCCCACTGCGCTTCTCGTAGCGCCGTCGCGCAGGCGGTGCTGCCCGCCTGGTCGGTGAGGTCGGGCAGGCAGATCTCGTGTGTTCTGCGGTTGTCGTGGGCGGTGGTGATCACGGCGCGCAGGGCGTAGGCCCGCGGGTTTGGGTGCTTGAGCAGTTGCGGGCGGCGGTGCAGGAGTTTCTCGCAGACGCTCTGGACGATGTCGTCGACGTCCGGTGGTCGGGCGTAGCGTGCTGCTTGTCGGCGGATGGCCGGTAAGAGTCGGCATACGAGGTCGTCAGCGGCGCCGGAGCGGCGGTTCTCGTTGACCTTGATCGACATTGATAGGTCCATGACACCCTGTGGGGATGAAGATGCGGGCACGGTCGCTCCGGGGAAGAGGTGGCTCGCAGGCACCTAAAGACAACACCATGCAGTGCCCATGCGGCGGTTTTGAGGAATATCTGAGCCCGCGACAGGCAAGTGGTGGAAGGTTCCTCCGCATACGTTCCTGCCGGGCATCCCCGGACTGTCGGCCGAGTCGCTGCTTTCGCAGGGCCCGGCCGATGTGGCCGGGCTCCTTGATGTGGCCGGCGAAGTCGAGGCCGGAAAGCCGTGGGCGCTGCCGGCTGCGTTCGCGTTCAACCTGGTACCGCTCAGGGCTGTTGCTCGGCGGCGACCAGGCGCTGCGCGGTGACGGCATGCAAAGGGCGCAGCCTGTTCCTGCGGGGCTCCCCGCGCTGTGGCTGTAGCGGGCTCGGACGAGGCGGCCGCGCACGCGCCGGTGTTCTCCAGGTGGTGGTCGGGCTCCTCGGCCGTACCGGGCGCGCGGGATGTCTGGGCTCGGGGGCGGTTGGGTGGCGTTACCGGAGAGCGGCTTCGAGGAGTTCCGCGGGAAGTACGTCCGGGGAGGTAGGCGTTCCAGTGGGGCCGTCGGGCAGGGCGTCGGGGAAGCGGGGGCGGGGAAACGACCTCGGCCGCGTCCAGTGGGGTCTTGGGGCGGACGCAGGCGGCAGTGTTCGGCGGTCTGGAGCAGGGCGGTCAGTGCGGGTTCGGTGTCGGTGAGCAGGCGGGGCCTGGCCGTCTGCGGTGCTGGTGGTAGCGGGTTGCGGCGTTCAGGAACGGGCGGGCCGGACGGGTACCGGGTAGGTCGCGCAGCGGGCGGGGTTTTGTAGCGGCCGGCACCGGTGCCGGTGCCAGCGAGCGCAAAACAGGTCCCGCACCAGCACTCCACGCGGTCGGCCGCCCGACCGCCCTGCCGACGCCACCGCCGACAGCGCCGCGGCAAACGCACAGCGGACAGACTTGCCCCAGACCTGGGCGCGACCACCTGCCGTGGGAACCCGTCCGGCCGCCGAAGCGCGTACCGAAGCCGGCACGACCACCGTCTCCGTGGGCAGCCCGGACACCGACACCCCCGCCGACGACGCGGACTGCCTCCTCGACCCGGACGACACCGAGGACGGTTTCGACGCCGACGACTTGTGGCCCGACGACATGGGCACCGGCAACGGCGACACCACCCGACAGGGCCGCCGGGGCCAGGACCGTACACCAAGCCAAAGCGGCCAGGGCAGGACGCCGAAGACCCGACGACGACACGGACGACGACGGCCCCGACCTCTACTCCCCGGCCCCGCCTACACCGGCCTGGGCCTGTGGGACGCCCACCAGGAAGCCGAACAGTGGTGACACCCCATCAGCCCGGCACCCCCACCCGCCCAGGCGCCGTTCCCAGCCCTCCGGCAGACCGCCCGGCCGGCCCGCCACCACCCATCGCAGCCATCGGCCCCACAGGCACTCCAGGCGCGGCGAACGCCCGCCGGCGGTCGGCAGACCAGCCTGAACGGCCACGCCGCCTACCTGACAACCCGGTTCAACGAGGGCTGCCACAGCGCACTACGGCTCCACCGCGAACTCGCCGAACCCGGCCTGACCGTCAGCGAGCGCACAGTCCGCCGCTTCGTGCACCGGCTGCGCGAGAACGCCAAGCCGACCACCGACCCGCCGGTCCCCAAGGGCCGCGAGGTGACCAGACTGATTCTTAACCCACCCCGACAACCGCCCCGAGCCCGGCCACGTCCTGCTGAAGGAACTCCTGTACCACTGCCGGGAGTCGGACGACTCCTGCGAACTCGTCGCGCGGTTCGCCTCGATCCTCGTCCACCGCCGGGGCCTGGAGGAACTCGAACAGTGGACCGCTGACGCCCAGGCCGGCGGGCTGCCAGAACTGCGCGGGTTCGCCACCGGCCTGCGCAAAGGCTGGGACGCCGTCACGGCCGGCCTCACACTCCGCTGGAACTCCGGCCCGGTCGAGGGGCACGTCAACCGCATCACGATGCTCAAGCGCCAGATGTTCGGCCGAGCCAAGCTCGACCTCCTCCGCGAGCGCGTCCTCCTCGCCTCGTGAAGATCACCACCCCGGCGGCTTTCAGAAAATCCGCGCCAGAGCCGCCCGAATCCCTCTTCTCGGACATTTGAGGTCTCTCCCTGCGGACATCCGATCTCCCTGCGCGGTATGACGAGTTGTCACCCGGCCGGGCCTGGCAACAGCCGTTGGCATCGGTGTGCAGGAGGCGGCCGCACCGAGGGCATCGAAGACACCTTCCGCTGACGAAGCACGCGGCGCCGGGCCTGCGAGGAACCGTCCCCGCACGGAAGGCGTCACTGTGGCCGATGCAGGACGGACAGTGAGGACAGCGCATGAAACGGTTCACAAAAGTGTGGCAGGGCAGTTCACCATCGCGGCGACCGCCTGTATCGCGCTCTTCACCCTGCTGTGGACACTCGCAGGCTGGGTGCTGGGTGAGCTCGTCGACGGACTGCCTCCCTGCAGAAGTAGCCGCCTTCGGGACACTGACCCTGCCGTTGGCCTCTGCGCTCCCTATGCGAGCGCGATGACGCCCTTGCCGGTGGTGGCCCGGGTGAGGCGGAGGCTGGAGCCCTCGGTCAGGATGATGTGGGCGTGGCGCAGGAGCCGGTCGACGGCTGCGGTGGCGAGCGTCTTGGGCATGATCGAGTCGAATCCTGACGGATGAAGGTTCGAGGTCACGATCACCGAGCGGCGTTCGCAGGCGGCATCGATCACTCGGTAGGTGGAGCCGGCGTGCGGGGCGATCATCGAGCTGGTGGGCGACATGCCGCCGGAGCTGACCGACCCGGGCGCGGCCGGTGGCGCCAGCTCGGAGTTCCGCCGCCTGGCCCGCGCCGGCCTGGGCGCGAGCACCGACGGCACGTACCGCGAATGCGAGCCGATGACGGCCGTCGAACGGCGCGCGACGGCGAACACCGCCCTGGACACCCTCGTCAGCTACCGGGCGGCCCGCCCCTGACCCGAGGCCAGTCCTCACCGCCGACGCCGAGGGCCAGAGCCACCCGGCACAGGGGGCGGGCGGCGACGGCCTCCCGCGCGCACTGCCGGACAGTGGGCACCGCGCCCGACGGGGCCGCGTCCAGGTACCGGCACAGGACATCTTCAGCGAGGTCCTGGATCCCGGCGTAGCTCTCGCGATCGGCCGCGAGAAAGTCGGCACACTGCCGGACGCCCAGGCCGGGCGGAAGCTGGACGACGCGCACCGCCAGCCGCCCGGCGACCTGCAGCAGGTCCAGCGCCCCGCCAAGGCCGTCCATCGGCAGATCGGCGACGCCCGCGCCGATGAAGCCCGCGGCGTCGGCTCCTCCCGCGAGAACGGCCGCCAGCACGACGACAGCCTGGCGCTGCCGGCCGGTGCCGGCCCAGTCACATGTCGGCTCGGCCGGCCCCGGTGCTGACGCCCGCGGTCGCCGGTTGCTCGTTTGCGGCTTTTTCGAGGCCGTCTGCAGGACAAAGCCCGCGCAACCAGTACGGTGCGCGGGCCGAGGCCGAGTGTGATGGGTCAGCGCGGGTTGCCCCAGGCTATGCGGATGAGGTTGCCTTCGTCGGTGCGGATCCGGAACTCGGCCGTTGCGGGGTGCCAGACGCCGACGTTTCCGTTTGCGGTGCCGTTGCCGCCGTCCCAGTTGCCCGAGACGGGGATGTCGGTGGATCCGCCCCAAGAGACCTTCACCAGGCCGCCGTTGTCCATGCGCAGGTGGAAAACGCCTTCCGAGGGGCGGTAGACGCCGATGTTGTCGGCGGGGCCGCCGTCCCAGTTGCCGGAGACGGGGATGTCGCCGAGCTGGCCCCAGTCGATGACCGTGTCGCTGCCGTTGTCCATGCGGAGATGGAACTGGCCGGTGGAGGGCCGCCAGATACCGACGTTGCTGTTCGGGGTGCCGTTGCCGCCGTCCCAGTTGCCCGAGACGGGGATGTCGCCGTCCTGGCCCCAGTCGATGACCGTGTTGCTGCCGTTGTCCATGCGGAGATGGAACTGGCCGGTGGAGGGCCGCCAGATACCGACGTTGCTGTTCGGGGTGCCGTTGCCGCCGTCCCAGTTGCCCGAGACGGGGATGTCTCCGTACTGGCCCCAACTGATCTTGTTCAGGCTGCCGTTGTCGTTGCGCAGGTGGAACTCCCCGGTCGACGGGCGCCAGATGCCGACGTTATCCGCCATTCCCTGGTCCCAGTTGCCGGAGACCGGGAAGTCGCCCGCCTTCCACGGGGCCTCCTCGCCGGTCATCTGTGCATGGGCGACGGTCTCCACCGGCCAGAACTCTTGGTCTTCGACGCTTCCGCTGTTCGACGCGCGGTACGTCACCCCGGGAATCTCCTTGAGCCGGACGGTAGGCGTCCGGCAGTAAGAAATCCCGTTGAACGGCGATCCCGAGCACACGGCACTATTGTCCACAAATCCATATTGGCCGTTGTTGCCCGACAGCACGACATTTGGAATGAGCTTCCAGGTGCGTGCGGAATCACAAGTGAAGGTTCCGTAGGCGTACACGTAGCCGCCGCCGTGATCCAGGACCACGGTGTTCCAGCAGCCCAGGTTGGGCGTACCGGTGCCGGACGCGGCCTGCGCCGGGGAGGTGGTGACGGCGATCGCTCCGACCGCGAGCGCAGCCGAAGAAATCACCCGAAATGCGCGCTTGAAAATGAGAACTCCTCATATCGGCGACCCCCGCGAAGCCGCGTGGGGCCGACCAGGGAAACCATGCGGCGGAATGGAATTCAACCTGCACCCACCGGGGGCGCATTTTCGCCGGATTGAATTGGCGACGCCTGTGATGATTTCATCGGCCCAAGCAGGGGT
The window above is part of the Kitasatospora sp. NA04385 genome. Proteins encoded here:
- a CDS encoding RNA polymerase sigma factor codes for the protein MDLSMSIKVNENRRSGAADDLVCRLLPAIRRQAARYARPPDVDDIVQSVCEKLLHRRPQLLKHPNPRAYALRAVITTAHDNRRTHEICLPDLTDQAGSTACATALREAQWETLRLLSQLSTGQARALILVDLDGRTIDEAATLLGVHQGTISRLRARGLRRSRDFLTQAQPA
- a CDS encoding transposase, with product MLVHRRGLEELEQWTADAQAGGLPELRGFATGLRKGWDAVTAGLTLRWNSGPVEGHVNRITMLKRQMFGRAKLDLLRERVLLAS